From a region of the Hemibagrus wyckioides isolate EC202008001 linkage group LG06, SWU_Hwy_1.0, whole genome shotgun sequence genome:
- the ihha gene encoding indian hedgehog signaling molecule a gives MRVPAVLGLLVACALICAPVSEACGPGRGYGKRRPPKKLTPLNYKQFSPNVAEKTLGASGRLEGKITRNSERFKELTPNYNPDIIFKDEENTGADRLMTQRCKDKLNSLAISVMNMWPGVKLRVTEGWDEDGNHFEESLHYEGRAVDITTSDRDRNKYGMLARLAVEAGFDWVYYESKAHVHCSVKSEHSVAAKTGGCFPGGALVSLENGSRKVMQDLQLGERVLASSHGDGSGQLIFSEVIGFLDRQSSARTLFYTIETESGAALSLTAAHLVFVAEGNCSGSVPRGQLRTVFASEVQLGQCVVSAQGPGQEGKLSRVIRVQLQEHMGVFAPLTLHGTVVVNDIVSSCYAAVDEHWLAHVAFSPLRALHHLGGPMGHQAEGVHWYSSLLHWIGTHILDPKHFHPWSALASDR, from the exons ATGCGTGTTCCCGCGGTGCTGGGGCTCCTGGTCGCCTGCGCGCTGATCTGCGCCCCGGTGAGCGAAGCGTGCGGCCCGGGCAGGGGCTACGGCAAACGGCGGCCTCCCAAGAAACTCACGCCGCTCAACTACAAGCAGTTCAGCCCGAACGTGGCCGAGAAGACGCTGGGCGCCAGCGGCAGGCTCGAGGGCAAGATCACGAGGAACTCGGAGCGCTTCAAGGAGCTCACGCCCAACTACAACCCCGACATCATCTTCAAGGATGAGGAGAACACGGGCGCGGACCGGCTCATGACCCAG CGTTGTAAGGACAAGCTGAACTCGCTGGCCATTTCCGTCATGAACATGTGGCCAGGTGTGAAGCTGAGGGTCACCGAGGGCTGGGATGAAGACGGCAATCACTTTGAGGAATCTCTGCACTATGAAGGCAGAGCAGTGGACATCACCACCTCTGACCGTGACCGTAATAAATACGGCATGTTGGCACGGCTGGCGGTTGAGGCTGGCTTTGACTGGGTTTACTACGAGTCCAAAGCACACGTCCACTGCAGCGTGAAGTCAG AACACTCTGTGGCTGCTAAGACAGGTGGCTGTTTTCCGGGAGGAGCTCTGGTCAGTCTGGAGAATGGGAGCAGGAAGGTCATGCAGGATCTGCAGCTGGGTGAACGAGTCTTGGCATCATCGCATGGTGACGGCAGCGGGCAGCTCATCTTCAGCGAGGTCATCGGCTTCCTAGACCGCCAATCCTCCGCCCGCACACTGTTTTATACAATAGAGACAGAGTCTGGTGCTGCATTAAGCCTCACCGCTGCCCACCTCGTGTTTGTGGCTGAGGGGAACTGCTCGGGCTCGGTGCCCAGGGGACAGCTCAGGACTGTGTTTGCCAGCGAGGTGCAGCTGGGTCAGTGTGTGGTTTCGGCTCAGGGACCGGGACAAGAAGGAAAGCTTTCCCGAGTGATTAGGGTTCAGCTACAGGAGCACATGGGAGTGTTCGCGCCTCTCACCCTGCATGGCACGGTTGTGGTTAATGACATTGTGTCCTCCTGCTATGCTGCCGTGGATGAACACTGGCTCGCTCATGTTGCTTTCAGCCCGCTAAGGGCACTTCATCACTTGGGAGGGCCGATGGGCCACCAGGCTGAAGGGGTGCACTGGTACTCCTCACTGCTGCACTGGATCGGAACACACATACTCGACCCGAAACACTTTCACCCCTGGAGTGCGCTTGCCTCTGACAGATGA